The Mesorhizobium loti genome includes a region encoding these proteins:
- a CDS encoding acetolactate synthase 3 large subunit, with product MSNGQNERREMTGAEMVVQALKDNGVKHVFGYPGGAVLPIYDEIFQQDEVEHILVRHEQGAGHAAEGYARSTGKAGVMLVTSGPGATNAVTPLQDALMDSIPLVCLTGQVPTSLIGSDAFQECDTVGITRPCTKHNWLVKDVNELAATIHEAFHVATTGRPGPVVVDIPKDVQFAKGFYVPPQIAPRTSYQPKVQGDLEKIKAAVELMAGAKKPIIYSGGGVINSGPEASHLLRELVDLTGFPITSTLMGLGAYPASGKNWMGMLGMHGTYEANMAMHDCDVMICIGARFDDRITGRLTAFSPNSKKIHIDIDPSSINKNVHTEVPIIGDVGRVLEDMVRLWRANAKADKKALYPWWEQIAKWRARDSLAYKMNNDVIMPQYAIERLYALTKDMDTYITTEVGQHQMWAAQHYHFEKPNRWMTSGGLGTMGYGLPAALGVQIAHPDALVIDIAGDASVQMTMQEMSAAVQHNAPIKIFILNNQYMGMVRQWQQLLHGNRLSHSYTEAMPDFVKLAEAYGGHGIRCEKPGELDDAIKEMIAVKKPVLFDCRVATLANCFPMIPSGKAHNEMLLPDEATDEAVANAIDAKGRELV from the coding sequence ATGAGCAACGGACAGAACGAGCGGCGCGAAATGACAGGCGCCGAAATGGTGGTGCAGGCGCTGAAGGACAATGGCGTCAAGCATGTCTTCGGCTATCCCGGCGGCGCTGTCCTTCCGATCTATGACGAGATCTTCCAGCAGGACGAGGTCGAGCACATCCTGGTGCGCCACGAGCAGGGCGCCGGCCATGCGGCGGAAGGCTATGCGCGCTCGACCGGCAAGGCCGGCGTGATGCTGGTGACCTCCGGCCCCGGCGCCACCAACGCGGTGACGCCGCTGCAGGACGCGTTGATGGATTCGATCCCGCTGGTCTGCCTGACCGGGCAGGTGCCGACCTCGCTGATCGGCTCGGACGCTTTTCAGGAATGCGATACGGTCGGCATCACGCGCCCCTGCACCAAGCACAATTGGCTGGTGAAGGATGTCAACGAACTCGCCGCGACCATCCACGAGGCTTTCCATGTCGCGACCACCGGCCGTCCCGGTCCGGTCGTCGTCGACATCCCGAAGGACGTGCAGTTCGCCAAGGGATTCTACGTCCCGCCGCAGATCGCGCCGCGCACCAGCTACCAGCCGAAGGTCCAGGGCGACCTGGAAAAGATCAAGGCGGCAGTCGAACTGATGGCCGGCGCCAAAAAGCCGATCATCTACAGCGGCGGCGGCGTCATCAATTCCGGCCCGGAAGCAAGCCATCTGCTGCGCGAACTGGTCGATCTCACCGGTTTCCCGATCACCTCGACGCTGATGGGCCTCGGTGCCTATCCGGCATCGGGCAAGAACTGGATGGGCATGCTGGGCATGCACGGCACCTATGAAGCCAACATGGCCATGCATGATTGCGACGTGATGATCTGTATCGGCGCGCGTTTCGACGACCGCATCACCGGCCGGCTGACCGCGTTCTCGCCGAACTCGAAGAAGATCCACATCGACATCGATCCGTCGTCGATCAACAAGAACGTCCACACCGAGGTGCCGATCATCGGCGATGTCGGCCGGGTGCTGGAGGATATGGTGCGGTTGTGGCGGGCAAATGCCAAGGCCGACAAGAAGGCGCTCTACCCCTGGTGGGAGCAGATCGCCAAATGGCGTGCGCGCGACTCGCTCGCCTACAAGATGAACAACGACGTGATCATGCCGCAATACGCGATCGAGCGGCTCTATGCGCTGACCAAGGACATGGACACCTACATCACCACCGAGGTCGGCCAGCACCAGATGTGGGCGGCGCAGCACTATCATTTCGAGAAGCCGAACCGCTGGATGACGTCGGGCGGGCTGGGCACGATGGGCTATGGCCTGCCGGCGGCCCTCGGCGTGCAGATCGCGCATCCCGATGCGCTGGTCATCGACATTGCCGGCGACGCTTCCGTGCAGATGACGATGCAGGAGATGAGCGCTGCCGTTCAGCACAATGCGCCGATCAAGATCTTCATCTTGAACAACCAGTATATGGGCATGGTGCGGCAGTGGCAGCAGCTGCTGCATGGCAACCGGCTGTCGCATTCCTACACCGAAGCGATGCCCGATTTCGTCAAGCTGGCCGAAGCCTATGGCGGCCACGGCATTCGCTGCGAGAAGCCGGGCGAACTGGACGACGCGATCAAGGAGATGATTGCGGTGAAGAAGCCGGTGCTGTTCGATTGCCGCGTGGCGACGCTCGCCAACTGCTTCCCGATGATCCCGTCGGGCAAGGCGCACAACGAGATGCTGTTGCCCGACGAGGCGACCGACGAGGCGGTGGCCAACGCCATCGACGCCAAGGGCAGGGAACTGGTGTAG
- the nthB gene encoding nitrile hydratase subunit beta, producing MNGPHDLGGQMGFGPVAPEKDEPYFHAAWERRALGVTLTAGSMGAWNIDESRHARESLHPADYYASSYYQIWIKALEMLLKRHGFITAQDLKAGTAVDPAATPKRVLKAENVPAVLAKGGPCDRPVATPARFKAGDPVRTRNFNPTGHTRLPRYARGKHGKIEAVRDGFVFPDSNAHGHGENPQWVYTVVFEGSEIWGEGADPTLTVSIDAWESYLEPA from the coding sequence ATGAACGGGCCGCATGATCTTGGCGGACAAATGGGATTCGGCCCCGTCGCGCCGGAAAAAGACGAGCCGTATTTTCATGCCGCATGGGAAAGGCGGGCGCTCGGCGTGACGCTGACTGCCGGCTCCATGGGCGCCTGGAACATCGACGAGAGCCGGCATGCGCGGGAATCGCTGCATCCGGCCGACTATTATGCGTCGAGCTATTATCAGATCTGGATCAAGGCGCTGGAGATGCTGCTCAAGCGCCATGGGTTCATCACGGCGCAGGATCTCAAGGCAGGCACGGCGGTCGATCCGGCCGCGACACCCAAAAGGGTGCTGAAGGCGGAAAACGTGCCGGCGGTGCTGGCCAAGGGCGGACCTTGCGACCGGCCGGTTGCCACGCCGGCGCGGTTCAAGGCCGGCGACCCCGTGCGGACCAGGAACTTCAACCCGACCGGCCACACGCGGCTGCCACGCTACGCACGCGGCAAGCACGGAAAAATCGAGGCCGTGCGCGATGGCTTTGTCTTTCCGGACAGCAATGCGCATGGGCACGGCGAAAACCCGCAATGGGTCTACACCGTGGTTTTCGAAGGATCGGAAATCTGGGGCGAGGGCGCCGACCCGACGCTGACCGTGTCGATCGACGCCTGGGAGAGCTATCTTGAGCCGGCGTGA
- the ilvN gene encoding acetolactate synthase small subunit, which translates to MNAQLQPTGSAYFIAKETEKPENHTLSVLVDNEPGVLARVIGLFSGRGYNIESLTVSETEHEKHLSRITIVTRGTPHVLEQIKHQLERIVPVHRVVDLTVRSHESGQERPLERELALVKVAGTGEARVEALRLADAFRASVIDANTEHFIFEITGKGSKIDQFIAIMKPLGLVEICRTGVAALNRGPQAM; encoded by the coding sequence ATGAACGCACAGCTACAGCCGACCGGTTCGGCCTATTTCATCGCCAAGGAAACGGAAAAGCCGGAAAACCACACGCTCTCCGTGCTGGTCGACAACGAGCCGGGCGTGCTTGCCCGGGTCATCGGCCTGTTTTCCGGGCGCGGCTATAACATCGAGAGCCTGACCGTCTCCGAGACCGAACATGAGAAGCACCTGTCGCGCATCACCATCGTGACGCGCGGCACGCCGCATGTGCTGGAGCAGATCAAGCATCAGCTCGAACGCATCGTGCCGGTGCACCGGGTCGTCGACCTGACCGTGCGTTCGCATGAATCCGGCCAGGAGCGGCCGCTGGAGCGCGAGCTGGCGCTGGTCAAGGTGGCCGGCACCGGCGAGGCTCGCGTCGAGGCATTGCGGCTGGCCGACGCGTTCCGCGCCAGCGTCATCGATGCCAATACCGAGCATTTCATCTTCGAGATCACCGGCAAGGGCTCCAAGATCGACCAGTTCATCGCCATCATGAAGCCGCTCGGCCTGGTCGAAATCTGCCGCACCGGCGTGGCGGCGTTGAACCGCGGCCCACAGGCGATGTAG
- a CDS encoding NAD(P)/FAD-dependent oxidoreductase, whose translation MLDKAPSKKLSDLLDQFGAALAANDIEKAVDCFQEDCYWRDLVTFTWNIKTMEGRDQVRDMLKSQLSKTRPSHFAIAKGEDATASGGLIEGWISFETEVARGFGHIRLKDGKIWTLLTTMAELKGHEEPAGFARPMGAKHGSGKNRPTWKEEREKEAAELGFKTQPYTVIIGGGQGGIALGARLRQLGVPTIIIEKNERAGDSWRKRYKSLCLHDPVWYDHLPYIDFPKNWPVFSPKDKIGDWLEMYTKVMELNYWSSTEAKSASYDDKKKEWTVVVHRDGKDITLRPKQLVLATGQSGKANLPKFKGMETFKGDQHHSSKHPGPDAYAGKKAVVIGSNNSAHDIAAALWEAGADVTMVQRSSTHISRSDTLMEIGLGSLYSEQALQNGITTAKADLIFASLPYKILHEFQIPAYAEMKKRDATFYKGLEKAGFMLDWGDDESGLFMKYLRRGSGYYIDVGASQLVIDGSIKLKSGVDVKEIKQHSVLLSDGSELPADLIVYATGYGSMNGWAADLISRETADKVGKCWGLGSNTTKDPGPWEGELRNMWKPTQQEALWFHGGNLHQSRHYSQFLSLQLKARHEGIATPVYGLQQVHHKG comes from the coding sequence ATGCTCGACAAGGCCCCTAGCAAGAAACTGTCCGACCTGCTCGACCAATTCGGCGCCGCCCTGGCCGCCAATGACATCGAGAAAGCGGTCGATTGCTTTCAGGAGGATTGCTACTGGCGCGACCTCGTCACCTTCACCTGGAACATCAAGACCATGGAAGGCCGCGACCAGGTCCGCGACATGCTGAAAAGCCAGTTGTCGAAAACCAGGCCGTCACACTTCGCCATCGCCAAGGGCGAGGACGCGACCGCGAGCGGCGGGTTGATCGAGGGCTGGATCAGCTTCGAGACGGAGGTGGCGCGCGGCTTCGGCCATATCAGGCTGAAGGACGGCAAGATCTGGACGCTGCTGACCACCATGGCCGAGTTGAAAGGCCATGAGGAGCCGGCGGGCTTCGCGCGGCCGATGGGCGCCAAACATGGCTCGGGCAAGAACCGTCCGACATGGAAGGAAGAGCGCGAGAAGGAGGCCGCCGAGCTCGGCTTCAAGACGCAGCCCTATACGGTCATCATCGGCGGCGGCCAGGGCGGCATCGCGCTCGGCGCACGGCTGCGGCAACTCGGCGTGCCGACCATCATCATCGAGAAGAACGAGCGGGCCGGCGACAGCTGGCGCAAACGCTACAAGTCGCTCTGCCTGCATGACCCGGTCTGGTACGACCATCTGCCCTATATCGATTTCCCGAAGAACTGGCCGGTCTTCTCGCCCAAGGACAAGATCGGCGACTGGCTGGAAATGTACACCAAGGTGATGGAGCTGAATTACTGGTCCTCGACCGAGGCCAAAAGCGCTTCCTATGACGACAAGAAGAAGGAATGGACCGTCGTCGTCCACCGCGATGGCAAGGACATCACGCTGAGGCCCAAGCAGCTGGTGCTGGCGACCGGACAGTCCGGCAAGGCCAATCTGCCGAAATTCAAGGGCATGGAAACCTTCAAGGGCGACCAGCACCACTCCTCGAAGCATCCGGGTCCCGACGCCTATGCCGGCAAAAAGGCCGTTGTCATCGGATCCAACAATTCCGCCCATGACATCGCTGCCGCACTTTGGGAAGCCGGCGCCGACGTCACCATGGTGCAGCGCTCGAGTACCCATATCTCCAGATCCGACACGTTGATGGAAATCGGACTGGGTTCGCTGTATTCGGAGCAGGCGCTGCAGAATGGCATCACCACGGCCAAGGCCGACCTGATCTTTGCCTCGCTGCCCTACAAGATCCTGCACGAGTTCCAGATCCCGGCCTATGCCGAGATGAAGAAACGCGACGCGACATTCTACAAGGGACTGGAAAAGGCCGGTTTCATGCTCGACTGGGGCGACGACGAGTCCGGCCTGTTCATGAAGTACCTCAGACGCGGTTCCGGCTATTACATCGATGTTGGCGCCTCGCAGCTGGTCATCGACGGTTCGATCAAGCTGAAGAGCGGCGTCGACGTCAAGGAGATCAAGCAGCACTCGGTTCTGCTCAGCGACGGGTCGGAACTGCCTGCGGACCTCATCGTCTACGCCACCGGCTACGGCTCGATGAACGGCTGGGCCGCCGATCTGATATCGCGCGAAACCGCCGACAAGGTCGGCAAATGCTGGGGCCTCGGCTCGAACACCACCAAGGATCCCGGCCCCTGGGAAGGCGAGTTG
- the nthA gene encoding nitrile hydratase subunit alpha, translated as MSHDHDHDNEFDPFAARVRALETILTQKGLIDPAAIDVIVDTYETKIGPRNGARVVAKAWSDPAYADWLKRDATAAIESLDYTGRQGEHMQAVFNTQDTHNLVVCTLCSCYPWSVLGLPPVWYKAPPYRSRAVIDPRGVLEEFGLTLPAGTKIRVWDSTAELRYLVVPMRPEGTEGWSEERLAELVSRDAMIGTGLARQPA; from the coding sequence ATGTCACACGATCATGACCACGACAACGAATTCGATCCGTTTGCCGCCCGCGTGCGCGCATTGGAAACCATCCTCACCCAGAAGGGGTTGATCGATCCGGCCGCGATCGACGTCATCGTCGATACGTACGAGACGAAAATCGGCCCGCGCAACGGCGCCAGGGTGGTGGCGAAAGCCTGGAGCGATCCAGCCTACGCCGACTGGCTGAAGCGCGACGCGACGGCGGCGATCGAATCGCTTGATTACACCGGTCGCCAGGGCGAGCACATGCAGGCGGTGTTCAACACGCAGGATACGCACAATCTCGTCGTCTGCACGCTGTGCTCCTGCTATCCGTGGTCGGTGCTCGGCCTGCCGCCGGTCTGGTACAAGGCGCCGCCCTATCGTTCGCGCGCCGTGATCGATCCGCGGGGCGTTCTGGAAGAATTTGGGCTGACGCTGCCGGCTGGGACAAAAATACGCGTCTGGGATTCGACCGCGGAACTGCGCTATCTCGTCGTGCCGATGCGGCCCGAGGGCACCGAGGGCTGGAGCGAGGAGCGGCTGGCCGAGTTGGTGAGCCGCGATGCGATGATCGGCACCGGCCTGGCGAGACAGCCGGCATGA
- a CDS encoding efflux RND transporter permease subunit, translating into MISEFCIRRPVATLLMSFALVLGGLFAYKFLPVAALPSAEFPVVNVSASLPGASPETMATSVATPLIKQFATIAGIDSISTTNSLGQTSIAIQFVLNRDIDAAAADVQAAIARTQKSLPPQMTAPPSYRKVNPADAPILLMSLVSDTVPLTDLDAFAENVISPSLSTIDGVAQVSIFGQQKYAVRIQIDPTALAARGISIDQLQAAVASANSNTPLGVLQNDKQQLTITANTQLTDAAGFSNIIIATKNGHPVRLGEVTRVVDSVQTTTTASWYDGTRAIIMAVQRQPDANTVDVVDKVKAMLPSFQDQMPAAAQIKLLNDRSASIRQAVSDVQFTLLLTIALVIMVIFVFLRRVTATIIPAVAVPISLIATLGAMFLFGFSIDNISLMGLTLAVGLVVDDAIVMLENIFRHMEEDGLSAFDASLKGAREIGFTIISISISLVAVFIPVLLMGGVIGRIFNEFAVVVTVAILASMFVSLTLTPMLCSRLLSVTKADRDKHGPGHKHDLVTRGYDRVLSFCLRHTFLVFLVFVGTAAASVWLIQISPKGFFPQEDIGQISVTTIARQDISFDAMSKLQGQVASVFSHSPYVDHVAWSAGSGNNALNQGQLFVQLKGKDQRPDIEKVLADLRKQLAGVAGIETYMQPVQNLRLGSRSSASAYQLVVQGLDTGLTDIWAQKLNDAMAADHTNFTDVTSDLQNNALQATLVVDRDKAAQLGIDTDTLRSALYGGFGTDQVSTIFGSADSYEVITELDPKIEWSPERMLAIQMRTASGSLVPLGAFARVDRTAGALTVNQLGQLPAVTISYNLPQGVALGDSVTRINALKEQIGMPTAISTTFAGTAKTFQDSLANQGLLVGGAILTIYIVLGILYESFIHPLTILTGLPSAVLGAVVALRFAGMDLSVIAVIGILMLIGIVKKNGIMMVDVALELRREGMSAKESIHKACLMRFRPIMMTTLAALMGTFPIALGTGASAELRQPLGVAVVGGLLASQALTLFVTPVIYVYMENFSGWLVGLWSKRKGEPSPVEDVDQPSLFKPREDMLPEPQRAAAE; encoded by the coding sequence ATGATCTCCGAATTCTGCATTCGCAGGCCCGTCGCTACCCTTCTGATGTCGTTCGCCCTCGTGCTGGGCGGGCTGTTTGCCTACAAGTTCCTGCCGGTGGCGGCACTGCCCAGCGCCGAATTCCCTGTGGTCAACGTCTCGGCCTCGCTGCCCGGCGCCTCGCCGGAAACCATGGCGACATCGGTGGCGACGCCGCTGATCAAGCAGTTCGCGACCATTGCCGGCATCGATTCGATCTCGACCACCAACTCGCTTGGCCAGACCTCGATCGCCATCCAGTTCGTGCTCAACCGCGACATCGACGCAGCCGCGGCCGACGTGCAGGCGGCGATCGCGCGCACGCAGAAATCGCTGCCGCCGCAGATGACGGCGCCGCCGAGCTATCGCAAGGTCAATCCGGCCGACGCGCCGATCCTTTTGATGTCGCTGGTCAGCGACACGGTTCCGCTGACCGATCTCGATGCGTTCGCGGAAAACGTCATCTCGCCGTCGTTGTCGACCATCGACGGGGTGGCGCAGGTTTCGATCTTCGGCCAGCAGAAATACGCGGTGCGCATCCAGATCGACCCGACCGCGCTTGCCGCGCGCGGCATCTCGATCGATCAGCTACAGGCGGCGGTTGCCTCGGCCAACAGCAACACGCCGCTCGGCGTACTGCAGAACGACAAGCAGCAGCTCACCATCACCGCCAACACGCAACTGACCGACGCGGCCGGCTTCTCCAACATCATCATCGCCACCAAGAACGGTCACCCGGTACGGCTGGGCGAGGTGACCCGCGTCGTCGATTCGGTGCAAACCACGACGACGGCAAGTTGGTACGATGGCACCCGCGCGATCATCATGGCCGTGCAGCGCCAGCCCGACGCCAACACCGTCGACGTCGTCGACAAGGTGAAGGCGATGCTGCCGTCCTTCCAGGACCAGATGCCGGCCGCTGCACAGATCAAGCTGCTCAACGACCGTTCGGCCTCTATCCGCCAGGCCGTCAGCGACGTGCAGTTCACGCTGCTGCTCACCATTGCCTTGGTGATCATGGTGATCTTCGTGTTCCTGCGTCGGGTGACGGCGACCATCATCCCGGCCGTGGCGGTGCCGATCTCGCTGATCGCCACGCTCGGCGCAATGTTCCTGTTTGGCTTTTCCATCGACAACATCTCGCTGATGGGCCTCACGCTCGCCGTCGGCCTCGTCGTCGACGACGCCATCGTCATGCTGGAAAACATCTTCCGCCATATGGAGGAGGATGGGCTGTCGGCCTTCGATGCGTCGCTGAAGGGCGCACGCGAAATCGGCTTCACCATCATCTCGATCTCGATCTCGCTGGTGGCGGTGTTCATCCCGGTGCTGCTGATGGGCGGCGTCATTGGGCGCATCTTCAACGAGTTCGCCGTCGTGGTGACCGTCGCCATCCTGGCGTCGATGTTCGTGTCGCTGACGCTGACGCCGATGCTGTGCTCGCGGCTGCTGTCGGTGACCAAGGCCGATCGCGACAAGCATGGCCCCGGCCACAAGCATGACCTTGTCACACGCGGCTACGACCGGGTCCTGAGTTTCTGCCTGCGGCACACCTTCCTGGTGTTCCTCGTCTTCGTCGGCACCGCTGCAGCGTCGGTGTGGCTGATCCAGATCTCGCCGAAGGGCTTCTTCCCGCAGGAGGACATCGGCCAGATATCGGTGACCACCATCGCGCGCCAGGACATCTCGTTCGACGCCATGTCCAAGCTGCAAGGGCAGGTCGCCAGCGTCTTCTCGCATTCGCCCTATGTCGACCATGTGGCGTGGTCGGCGGGCAGCGGCAACAACGCGCTCAACCAGGGGCAGCTCTTCGTCCAGCTCAAGGGCAAGGACCAGCGCCCCGATATCGAGAAGGTGCTTGCGGACCTGCGCAAGCAACTGGCCGGCGTGGCGGGCATCGAGACCTACATGCAGCCGGTGCAGAATTTGAGGCTCGGGTCGCGGTCGTCGGCCAGCGCCTATCAGCTGGTGGTTCAGGGCCTCGATACCGGCCTGACCGATATCTGGGCGCAGAAACTGAATGACGCGATGGCGGCCGACCATACGAACTTCACCGATGTCACCAGCGACCTGCAGAACAATGCGCTGCAGGCGACGCTGGTGGTGGATCGCGACAAGGCAGCCCAGCTCGGAATCGACACCGACACGCTGCGCTCCGCCCTCTATGGCGGGTTCGGCACCGACCAGGTTTCGACGATCTTCGGTTCGGCTGACAGCTACGAAGTCATCACCGAGCTCGATCCCAAGATCGAGTGGTCGCCCGAGCGGATGCTGGCCATCCAGATGAGGACGGCGAGCGGCAGTCTGGTTCCGCTTGGCGCTTTCGCCCGGGTCGACCGCACGGCCGGCGCCCTGACGGTCAACCAGCTCGGCCAGCTTCCGGCCGTGACCATCTCCTACAATTTGCCGCAGGGCGTAGCGCTCGGCGACAGCGTAACGCGCATCAACGCGCTCAAAGAGCAGATTGGCATGCCGACGGCGATCTCGACCACCTTTGCCGGCACGGCCAAGACCTTCCAGGATTCGCTGGCCAACCAGGGTCTTCTGGTCGGCGGTGCGATCCTGACTATCTACATCGTGCTCGGCATCCTGTACGAGAGCTTCATCCACCCGCTCACAATCCTCACCGGCCTGCCGTCGGCTGTGCTCGGAGCGGTCGTTGCCTTGCGCTTCGCGGGTATGGACCTGTCTGTCATCGCGGTGATCGGCATCCTGATGCTGATCGGCATCGTCAAGAAGAACGGCATCATGATGGTCGACGTCGCGCTCGAACTGCGACGAGAAGGCATGTCCGCCAAGGAGTCGATCCACAAGGCGTGCCTGATGCGGTTCAGGCCGATCATGATGACGACGCTGGCGGCACTGATGGGCACGTTTCCGATCGCGCTCGGCACCGGCGCCAGCGCCGAGCTGCGCCAGCCACTGGGCGTTGCCGTCGTCGGCGGTCTGCTTGCCTCGCAGGCGTTGACCCTGTTCGTGACGCCGGTGATCTACGTCTACATGGAGAATTTCTCGGGCTGGCTGGTCGGGCTTTGGTCGAAGCGCAAGGGCGAGCCGAGCCCGGTCGAAGATGTCGACCAGCCCTCGCTGTTCAAGCCCAGGGAAGACATGCTGCCCGAACCGCAGCGGGCGGCCGCCGAATAG
- a CDS encoding nitrile hydratase accessory protein — MSRREELPAGFDEPVFAEPWQAEAFAMTVALHDKGLFSWSEWAQALSTEVKKPGAAADGHDYYEHWLAALESLLASKGLAARSDVDAMAESWERAAHATPHGKPVLLENDPGRPGR, encoded by the coding sequence TTGAGCCGGCGTGAAGAACTGCCGGCGGGTTTCGACGAACCGGTGTTTGCCGAGCCATGGCAGGCCGAAGCCTTCGCCATGACGGTTGCGCTGCACGACAAGGGCCTGTTTTCGTGGAGCGAATGGGCGCAGGCGCTATCGACCGAAGTGAAGAAGCCAGGCGCCGCGGCTGACGGCCATGACTATTACGAACATTGGCTGGCGGCGCTGGAAAGCCTGCTGGCCTCGAAAGGACTGGCCGCGAGGTCGGACGTCGACGCCATGGCGGAATCCTGGGAGCGCGCCGCGCACGCCACCCCACACGGCAAGCCGGTCCTGCTGGAGAACGATCCCGGCCGACCGGGTAGGTAG
- a CDS encoding AAA family ATPase: MEFSPQQDDALKAVAQWLKTGKPQLFRLFGYAGTGKTTLARYFAEHVDGQVQFAAFTGKAAQVLRSKGAVNARTIHSLIYRPKGEESVADEVTGKTSMSPTFSLNRQSPITRAKLVVIDECSMVDEQLGRDLMSFGTPILVLGDPGQLPPISGGGFFTDHEPDFLLTEIHRQARDNPILRLALDVREGREFMRGDYGTAQVIGKEDVTQELVLKADQVLVGTNRTRRRYNQRLRELKGFNADYPQAGDKLVCLRNDPAKGLLNGSLWKVMTSSRETVKPGINLLVSPEEDDPDRGVAKIKLLKAAFEDPDADIPWQQKKRFDDFDYGYALTVHKAQGSQWNEIVLFDESWAFKETRQRWLYTAITRAAERLTIVR, translated from the coding sequence ATGGAATTCTCTCCCCAACAGGACGACGCGCTGAAGGCGGTCGCCCAATGGCTCAAGACCGGCAAGCCGCAGCTGTTCCGGCTGTTCGGCTATGCCGGCACCGGCAAGACGACGCTGGCGCGTTATTTCGCCGAACATGTCGACGGCCAGGTGCAGTTCGCCGCCTTCACCGGCAAGGCGGCGCAAGTGCTGCGCTCCAAGGGCGCGGTCAATGCGCGCACCATCCATTCGCTGATCTATCGGCCGAAGGGCGAAGAATCGGTTGCGGACGAGGTCACCGGCAAGACGTCGATGTCGCCGACCTTCTCGCTCAACCGGCAGAGCCCGATCACGCGGGCCAAACTGGTCGTCATCGACGAATGCTCGATGGTCGACGAGCAACTCGGCCGCGACCTGATGAGTTTCGGCACGCCGATCCTGGTGCTCGGCGATCCCGGTCAGTTGCCGCCGATCTCGGGCGGCGGCTTCTTCACCGATCACGAGCCGGATTTTTTGCTGACCGAAATCCACCGGCAGGCGCGCGACAACCCGATCCTGCGGCTGGCGCTCGACGTGCGCGAGGGCCGCGAATTCATGCGTGGCGACTATGGCACGGCGCAGGTGATCGGCAAGGAAGACGTCACCCAGGAGCTGGTGCTGAAAGCGGACCAGGTGCTGGTCGGCACCAACCGTACGCGACGCCGCTACAATCAGCGGCTGCGCGAGCTCAAAGGCTTCAATGCCGACTATCCGCAGGCCGGCGACAAGCTGGTCTGCCTGCGCAACGATCCTGCCAAAGGGCTGCTCAACGGCTCGCTGTGGAAGGTGATGACCTCGTCGCGCGAAACGGTGAAGCCCGGCATCAACCTTCTGGTGTCGCCGGAAGAGGACGATCCGGACCGCGGCGTCGCCAAGATCAAACTGCTCAAGGCGGCCTTCGAGGATCCCGATGCCGACATCCCCTGGCAGCAGAAAAAGCGTTTCGACGATTTCGACTATGGCTACGCACTGACCGTGCACAAGGCGCAGGGCTCGCAATGGAACGAGATCGTGCTGTTCGATGAAAGCTGGGCCTTCAAGGAAACCCGCCAGCGTTGGCTCTACACCGCCATTACGCGGGCGGCCGAGCGGCTGACGATCGTCAGGTAG
- a CDS encoding alpha/beta hydrolase — protein sequence MHLLIVVTLFSSHNILHAQENYKSIELFDSIRHRAIPVALYVSATSKDAKALVIISHGYEGKNTAYSFIANDLAAKGYVVASIQQELPGDPPLATDGVLTVTRKSNWQNGVDNIRFVIEALQRQGIATKGKGSIVIGHSNGGDLSMLFAMEYPELTSAVLSLDNRRMPLPRTAKPRVCSIRSSDQQPDEGVLPDTKQQLDLQMVIGSVPGLEHNQMWDGATEEQKSKMLALIAECLKGN from the coding sequence ATGCATCTGCTGATAGTAGTTACATTGTTCAGTTCGCATAATATCCTTCACGCTCAAGAGAATTACAAATCCATAGAGTTGTTCGATAGCATCCGACATCGTGCGATTCCAGTGGCTCTCTATGTCTCCGCAACCAGCAAAGATGCGAAGGCGCTAGTAATTATTTCTCATGGCTATGAGGGAAAGAACACGGCTTACTCATTTATCGCAAATGACCTTGCCGCCAAGGGATATGTTGTGGCATCAATACAACAGGAGCTCCCCGGTGACCCTCCTCTTGCGACGGATGGCGTCTTAACGGTTACTCGGAAATCCAACTGGCAAAATGGCGTCGATAATATCCGCTTCGTGATTGAAGCATTGCAGCGGCAAGGCATTGCTACGAAAGGCAAGGGCTCGATTGTCATCGGCCACTCAAATGGTGGTGATTTGTCGATGCTTTTTGCCATGGAGTACCCTGAACTTACCTCCGCCGTCTTGTCATTGGACAACCGTCGCATGCCACTTCCACGGACAGCAAAACCTCGTGTCTGCTCCATACGTTCGAGTGATCAGCAGCCAGATGAGGGCGTTCTCCCGGACACGAAGCAGCAGCTTGATCTCCAAATGGTCATCGGCAGTGTCCCAGGCCTTGAACACAATCAGATGTGGGATGGAGCCACCGAAGAGCAAAAATCCAAGATGCTTGCTTTGATTGCTGAATGCTTGAAGGGCAATTAG